A segment of the Cotesia glomerata isolate CgM1 linkage group LG2, MPM_Cglom_v2.3, whole genome shotgun sequence genome:
ttgaaaattttcttattatttttactgtttttctttttgttttaacccggttaaaaaaatcttttaaaaattccgtAGGTGCaacgataactacatccttactgattaaaaagcaatttgggtttttattttcagatgatccgttttttAGTTATCGGTGCGACCATGGAgggagaaattttttctagtaataatctttaatgcacccttaataaaataaaaaaaaatccggtccctaaattcctttatttttcctgtcaaaaaaattccctaaaATCACCTTTTTTTGCGACGgtcacagtggtgttcccccttaatgtaaataattaccttcggggaataattttaattggaaattttttccaaatattGAAGACTCTAGATTTCCTACtgctgttaaaataaaaataaaaagcatggATCCTAAATAACCACCAAAAATCGTATGCAGTTGGGAAGAAGTCAGCCAGCTTTTGTACATTTGCATtccagaaaataaaattactgtgAATATGGACGACAGGATAAATGACACTCCACTCGTTaccgctgaaaaaaaattatgtttatttataacagtgtatatatataataataaaaattaaagccGGTTACTCAGGTTATGACACGTAGCAATGAAAATATTggagtaaattaaataaattttaattaaattaaagaagaaataattaagaaaaagtatttataatttgcaAATACTTACCCATAATTAGTAAATGTGAGTATGAATATTAACAgttatgtaaatatttaattttttaattactgggTTTCATTCACTGCACTGCTGTCAACTTTCGAGTTTCGAGCACAAGTGGACTGTTTATCACGAGAGCTGGCGCTCTCTATCGGCCGTTGTTGAGAGTGTGACTCTTGAATAAATTGGAGTGATTTGTCAAAATTACGCAAATAATAATTgagatttatattttgtacTGGAATGTTTTAGCTATCTTTTTCACGAGTTTTATTAATCACGAAACTGCAAGTACCAGACATTgtgcaaattttattaattgtaaattatttttatttaattgacaaAATATATACCagtgaaaagaaaatttatatcaataaaaatattaatagtgtgatattaatgaaaattaaattagctgacatctgcaaatttttagaatttttttattgaaaaaaaaatttgataattttttgaaagtatttttttatttattcaaaaaattacaaatttttaaatgtctgataattttagtatcatgttaatgaaaatttaattagccgacctctgaaaaattttttttaaaaataattattacaaaaaaattgaaaaaaaattcatttataaaaaaaatttaaaaaactactcatgcaatttcttaaaaatattttttagttataatttaataaatgaaaaaaacaacaaaataaaaacgtcggctaactttagtattataaaaaaatttcatttgtaaaaaatttgataaactgtaagtgcaatttttcttgctctccagccgaaagtacgTAACCCCGTGGAAGGGGTTTTGCaaaaccgaggcgaagccgaggttttgcCGGGTGTGAGGGGGGCGCCGCccgacttttgcaaagccgAGGCGAAGTCGAGGCTTTGCTGGTCAGGgcgggtataaaaaaaaaataaaataaaagttaataaattgaaaaaaaatgttattttaaactttactaacaaatgctctgattaagagtgatatcatgcacagaatttgtcacaaatatttaaactcattctaattacagaatttatttttttaagttgattaaaaattagtttttaattaataatcgacggctaagaaagattcgaaattaaattattacaagtttgtagagtacatggattgttttataaacattgctttactaactatcaaaatataaaaaaaaggcaaataaaattcacaatactattgttttattttttaaactttttatataaattatttgtgcagtattattattaaatagttcattaacaatgatctagttaaaaattattttttctgccctccgggcggaaagcgtcaattttccgcccgctgcgctaaacgaaaatgccgctttccgtctccgtcgaggagaaaaatagtatacaaacctatggcagcaaaataataaatatctcagatcacatatatgtcgacctcggcttcgcctcgggcaacatatatgtgttctgagacattctcattttcttgccacaggtgtgtaattattttttctgccctccgggcggaaagcgtcaattttccgcccgctgcgctaaacgaaaatgccgctttccgtctccgtcgaggagaaaaatagtattctcactacgggcaggaaataagaaagcctcagatcacatgtttgtcaacctcggcttcgcctcggccgacaattacatgtgatctgagacatttcttactttacttccctaggtaagaaaatagtatattacacacctagggaagtaaagtaagaaatgtctcagatcacatgtaattgtcggccgaggcgaagccgaggttgacaaacatgtgatctgaggctttcttatttacttcccgtggagtgtatactatttttttgctcgacgaaggcagaaatcggcactttcgtttagcgaagcgggccgaaagttgacgctttctgcccgtcgagcaaaaatactattttgttttaattaaattattgaaaaaaaattaaaaacgtcggctaacttcagtattatatcatgtaatattaataatgatactaaatgaaaattaagttagccgacatttaaaaattatttaatttttttttattgaaaaaaatgactacaaaaaaaaagaaaaaaaattttcatttgtaaaaaactttaaaaattgtaagtgcaattttttataaatatttttttgtgtattttctaatttaattataaaaaaaaaaaattaaaaacgtcggctaactttagtatcattgaTACCGAAGCTAGCTGACATATAATGAAATctgtgatttttttaaacaaataaatttataaagttataaaagaatttttctaaaaaattctacttgtAGATATGTCAAAAAGTTATCATtctaatatgaaaaaaaatttttttctactattACTTTATTTGTCGCAAAAGTCCAAAAAATGACAAATGCCCGCAAACTTCagtttcattattaataacttaatAAAGTTCTCCTAAAATAAATGTCCAcaggtaaaataaaaaagaagaaattttttcgatagatttattctttatatgaaataaaagtttatcCAGCCAGTATGATTTTTCGCCTAAA
Coding sequences within it:
- the LOC123258749 gene encoding protein KRTCAP2 homolog, with protein sequence MAVTSGVSFILSSIFTVILFSGMQMYKSWLTSSQLHTIFGGYLGSMLFIFILTAVGNLESSIFGKNFQLKLFPEVFISLLFSMTASGLVHRVSTTTCFLFSMVALYYINKISQENYSASMTTTTLHTKKKK